In the Balaenoptera musculus isolate JJ_BM4_2016_0621 chromosome 2, mBalMus1.pri.v3, whole genome shotgun sequence genome, TTACattggttgattttttaaaaattaattaattaatttatttatttttggctgcgttgggtcttcgctcctgcgtgtgggcttttctctagttgcagtgagtgggggccactccttgccgcggtgcacgggcttctcattgcagtggcttctcttgttgtggagcacaggctctaggcatgcgagcttcagtagttggggcacgtgggctcagtagttgtggctcgcaggctctagagcacaggctcagcagttgtggcgcacgggcttagctgctctgtgacatgtgggatcttactggaccagggctccaacccgtgtcccctgcattggcaggcagattcccaaccactgcgccacagggaagtcccacactggttgatttttgcatgttgaatCAGCCTTGTATACCTGGGATAAGTTCCACTTGGttgtggtatataattcttttttaattttttggatttgatttgctaatattttgttgaggattttggcatatatgttcatgagagatattggtctgttttcttgtgatgtctttgtctggttttggtattagggtaatactgGTTTCAGAATGGGTTAGGCagtattctctctgcttctgtcttctcaAAGAGATTGTagataatttcttccttaaatgtttgttagaatttatCCATGGACCCATCTGGGCCTGttactttctgttttggaaggctgttattgattcaatttctttaatagatataggcctgttcagattatctatttattcttatatgagttttggcagattgtgtctttcaaggaatcgGACCATTTCATCTAGTTTATCAAATATATAGGCATAGAGTTcttcataatatttctttattatctttttaatgtccatgggatctaTAGTGATGTCccctgtttcatttctgatattagtaatttgtgtctttttttttcttagttagcctggctagaggtttattgACTTCATTATCTattcaaaggaccagcttttggttttattgcttttctctattgatttcctgttttcagtttcattggtttctttcttttcatcatttcattatttttcttcctcttattttggatttaatttgttcctctttttctagttttccaaGATGTAAACTTAGGTGatttattttagatctttcttcttctctaatatACGCACTCACTGTTATAAATTTCTCAGTACTGTTTTTACCCACCCcgcaaattttgataagttgtaaaCACGGGGGCAGTGGCTAGGGAAGAAATTACATACTCCGAAAATTTTAGTGAGAAAAGccttttgatgttgttgtttGAAATATTCTACGTAATGGTCCGGCGtgaagatgggggagggagaggataaTAAAGCACACTCCTCTCACCAAATACATCCAAGTGTAGAGGCACCGTTAGATTAGGCATTTAAGATGCAGTCGAGTCTAAccccgttttacaggtgaggaatcaAATTTAGATTAGAATGattcttaattttctcttgaCCTAATTGAAAAGTATCATATTAAATGTAAGCGAAAACAGTATCTGTGTGAAAAGGATTCATTTTCCTCCCTGAAGGCTTGGGTGGTGAAGGTTTCTGAAAAGTATCATATTAATTGTAAGCGGAAACAGTATCTGTGTGAACACGATTCATTTTCCTCCCTGAAGGCTTGGGTGGTGAAGGTTTCTGAGACACTTTTTGAGCAGTTTTCCAAACTGGGTGGAGGATGCAACAGTAAATTAAGATTTCAGCTGAACCAAAAGACCTTATCGAGAGGAGATGTCGTGAACCTCTCTGCAGGCACAGTCGGGGTGGCACGCAATCCCAGAGATGCCACGCGCACCCAGCGGCACCTCCGCCGGGAAGCCGCCCAGCAATAGGGCTGGGACcacctgggagaggagaggagaggagccacccccaccccatgtcctcggGAAGACAGGGCACTGACTCTGGAGACCCTGAGACCAGAAACTTACTAGTTAAGCAATTTGCTACCCCTTTCCCGGCTGTGAACCGTTTGAGAACATCCCTCAATCAAACAAGGCCTTCTGGGAAGAAACATTTTTTGCGAGAATCTGGCTAATTCAGCATATCCTTGTAGTGAAGGGAGGCGCGGAGTGTGCGTGGAAGTGCCTCCAGCTTCTGCGCCCAGACTTCGGCGGGCGAAGAAGAGGGCGGGGCGCCCCGGAGCCGGGCCGTCCGGGAGAAGGCGGCGGGACGACCCGGCGCTGGGGGAGCTGAGCGTCGGCCGCACTTCCGGAGCTGGGCGGGCGGCGTCAGCGGAACGGGCGGTTCCTGCCTCGGCGTAAACAAAGGCAGTCTGCGGCGAGAAGCGAGCTGGAGGTGGGGCGGAAGGGCTGGAAGCAGGTACCGGCCCGAGGCGGACCCCTGCCCGTCCTGCTCCCGGCTCTGAGCCCTCGCCGCCCCCCGCCCGCGACCCCCGCCAGCCGGCGAGAGGCCGTCCTTGGTGAGGCGGGCCGGGAGGACGCGAGCGCGGGCGGCGGGGAGCGGCCCTAAAGCCGTGCCTTTCGCCGTCGCCGCCTCGCCTCGCGCCACCGTGcgtctccttccttttcctttgtcttttcctcCGTCGCGGGTGCGGGGATTGTCGGTGAGCCGAAGTGCAGCCTCAAGATGGCCGATGGCTACGAGGACCTGCGGGAGGACGAGCTCCCGGGGCCGGCCTATGAGGGCTACGAGTCCGCGGAGCTCGCCTGCCCCGCTGAGCGCAGCGGCCACGTAGCCGTCAGCGACGGGCGCCACATGTTCGTCTGGGGCGGCTACAAGGTCAGTGGGTGGCCGGGCCGCGGCGGGCGTCGCTCGGCTGTTACTGGGTCGGGGGCGGCGGGCCGGCGGGAGGACCAGAGCGGCCGACCCGATCGCCTCCCGCGCCCCAACGTCGCGACTCCGCCCATTGGTCCCTTGTCCTCCGCGAGTGTGGGAATCTTCCCACGGGTCTCCGTACCGTCCCAAGCCTCCTGGTCTGTTGTCACGCCCGCCTTCTGCTTACAAAGCCCGCTCCCCGCCCCGCGCTGCTCGCGGCCGCCCAGCGCGCTCTGTTTGACATCCGAGCGTTATCTGGGGAGGGCACGGCGGGCGGTGCAGGACCGCGAAACgtgttttatttaaaagagtTGGGGGTGTATAAGGTAACGGTGTGTGAGATCACTCTTATCCTTTATCAGGTCTACCTAGGAGCACATTACCCTGTGGAGCCGGGCTCAGGTGGCCCACTGATACCGTGGCCCACTTATGGGGAGGCGGCAGTGTAGGAAAATGCCTCGGAATTCCCAAAGGCCGCAGGAATCGTCTTATTGAACCTTACCGCCTGTTCAGGTGTCCCAGCTACATCCCAGTGTTATTGGAACGCTTTAGGGctattttccttttggtttcaGCTGAGAAAGGATGTTTTTCACAAGAAATCcctattaagaaaattaatggaAAAGCTCTAGAAGTAACCAAAAAAATCAACAGGAACAACTTTTAACTACAGAGTGCGGCTCTTTGACCCCTACTCGTGAACAATATGATTAGTTACCAGTTTAGAGCATTTACttgcatttcttctcttttcctctgtctggaaaTCCTACCCAAGTGTCTCCTATTTAAACCTTCTCACTAGTTCTGCCCTTTGCTTTTAGAGGTTCCCAGTAGCACTCCACATTCTAGAATCGTCTTATTTTCATTTGCTGGGGTGGTTCTGATCTATTCCTACCgaaaatattctttttagtctcttttggttttaaaaatgatctccccccatccccatttGCTTGAAATCTAGTCCGCTACACCTGTACCTTCCATGACTTGGAAGCACTTCTTGATTCTGGTAGTAGATTTTAGCTTATGGTACAGTTGATCATAGTTGACCGTCTTTGAGATGACTCTCAAAAGATAGATGGGATAAAGCTTTCCTGATTACTTCATTTGGTTCCTTTTTGCCAATCCTAATTAATCTGGAATGTTTTCCCCAGCCTCCAATGAATGTGTTCAGAGGAGAGTATTTGGTAGGAGGAAGGTGGCCAGTATGTGGTGACCTTAATTAAAACGTAAGTAATTCCCTTGGAGAAAAGTAAACCTGTTAGTCTTCAGCCTAAACTACTTTATTcgtaattttatttgtaaaactcAGCAGTGTTGAGGGAATGGGACTTTTCACAAAGAAGGAAGGTGGGCAGAAGGAGGGTTGTCAGGGTGGAAGATTTCTGAAGCGATTTGTGGAGGGCCTGGATGCCTAGGGCTGAGGCCAGGTGGAGAAGCATGATCAATGAAGTAAGTTGGTGGTTCCAAACCAGGCCATCCTCCCCATTTTGGCTAGAACCCTGAGTACCACAAACAGGCAGCCCTTGGAGATTGTTTTGATGGCAATAAACCTTAGCTTCCTACACAGAAGTCAGCTTTCCTCCTCCCACCAGCCTGATGTATTCCAGGTCAGCCTGCTATCTTGCTTCCAGCCTTTCCTTTCCTAAGTGATGGAGTGGAAAGAGAAATGTTTACATGGCCAGCTGTTCTATTCTCTGTAATACTCAAGCTTGTAAGACTCTGACACCCATTTCAGTGAACTGCAACAGTTTACTGTATATCGACATTGTTCAGAAAGTGGCCAGGGTGGTTCAAAGGCTGGAGAGCTCAGGCAGTGGCTGAAGCTGGAAATACAGGGAAAGGAGGCGGGAATTCTGGTTCCACCATTCCTTGCTAAGcagccttgggcaaattaccttCCTCTCTGAAAAACCTGTGCCAGCTATTTGTTacggtggttgtgaggattaaataaagcaCTCCATGGACAGCACTTAGCTAGTTCTGGCATATGGTAAGCTCAGTCTGTTACCTGAAGGGAACTGGATCAGAACAAGGAACAAAATTTTGCACAAGGACTTAATATTTTCAGTTCTGCCCTCTCTGCTTCTTGGTGGAGAATGGATGGGTGAAAGGGGAGAATGGCTAGAATACTCTACATCACCTGTTAGTGatcaggtactttttttttttttctaatttatctattttatttatttttggctgcattgggtcttcgttgctgcgcgtgggctttctctagttgcggcgagcgggcactactctttgttacagtgcgcgggcttctcttgttgcagagcacgggctttaggcacgcgggctttagttgtcgctcgcgggctctagagcgcaggctcagtagttgtggcacacgggcttagctgctccacggcatgtgggatcttcctggaccagggatcgaacccatgtcccctgcattggcaggcggactcgtAAAACaactgcgccatgagggaagccccaaGGATCAGGTACGTTCAAGGCAGACCTTTCTTTAGCGTGCTGACCATGGCACAGGTAATCTCCCATGAAGTCATGCAAGTGAGATTTGGTGCATGGACTATTCAGGATAAAGTGGCCTTAGAGATTACCTGAAGATCTCTTAACTTCCTGCACCATTACAACTGCTGTATCAAAAATTTGTCTATATTAAGCATTACCTTGAGTATGTGGCATGGTGCTGGGAGGATTGTGCATTTGATAGAACTGTTATAACCTATTTAACTTTTCATAACTCTCAGTATCTCAAATAAGATATACAAtatgtatacaatatatataaaatatacaatagtGCCTCTTtagaatacaaattattttttatatttgcaatttttttttgtttctttgttttttcttagagTAATCAAGTCAGAGGATTATATGACTTTTATCTGCCTAGAGAAGAACTCTGGATCTACAACATGGAGACTGGAAGATGGTAACTGTGGATATTATGAGGGGgaataaaaaatccaaaaaaggtTGCAAACAAAAACATACTCTGTAAAACCCAcactaatgaataaaaatactttaattaaaGATGCTAAGCTATCTATATATTCTGAAAACAGTGTTCTGCTAGTTTAGCTTAGCTGCTAAGCTTAGATGCTTTTGCATCTCTTTAGTAGTTCAGTAATTACTAGATGCTTTTATGACCTTGAAGAAATTTCTATTCAGAGCTGTGTCAAGTATTATAGTAATATTAAAGAGGTAGAGGCTTCAAATCCTGGAATGGAAATATAATAAAagttccatatatttttttttttcaagatgttGTCTTTGTTGTGTGCTatcttgaatgagaaaagaatttccagattGTATCTGCTAGAAATAAAGGTAGTATTCTATTTTAATGAGCtctaatattaaaatttctatgcAAATCCCTTTGAAATAGTACGTTTTgcctaaaaaacaaaattaacttaaatttgCATACAAACTGTGGATATTCTGAAAGGACCTTTTGCCAGTTTCATACCAGTATTACTCGAGTATGTTCTTAGCAGAATTAATGTGATTCTCAAAATACTGGGTTGGCCGTGTTTAGGGACTTATAAAGTAGTTTTCCCCATCGTTTGCTTTGTGAAAACTTTGTGCATTACATACTTTAGCATATTAGAGATCTCAGAACTAGGAGAATAGTAGTTCCACTTGATTTAAAAGGTCAACTAAAAATAAACCAGGATTATTTTTGCACATAGCCAGTCAGTGTTAATCTAGCTGTTTGATGATCTTTTTCTAGAGAATTGGACATTTATAATAGTATTCCTTTAATATggaaattctaatattttcttttttttttttttaactttatagctactttatttatttatttatttattatttttggctgtgttgggtcttcggttcgtgcgagggctttctctagttgtggcaagcgggggccactcttcatcgcggtgcgcgggcctttcactatcgcggcccctcccgttgcggggcacaggctccagacgcgcaggctcagtagttgtggctcacgggcccagctgctccgtggcatgtgggatcttcccagaccagggctcgaacccgtgtcccctgcattagcaggcagattctcaaccactgcgccaccagggaagccctaaaattctaatattttcttttaacaattcAGCCCCATAAGGAATTTTACAAATTAAGCCTATCAAAACAAACCTTGGGAATTCcttgacggtccagtggttaggactctgcacttccactgcagggggcacgggttcgatccctggttggggaattaaaaTCCTGTGTgtcgcatggcacagccaaaaacaaataaaaaacttaaagctTAGTTAGCATAGATGAAGTGATATTCTGAGCAAAAGACCTTGAGTGTCGTATTAATATTCTGAATCTTAGAATTACTAGCTTTTTGATTCAGATTCACTTTTAGATTCAGAATGAGTTAAAACATGTAAAGAGCACTCAGAGGAGAGACTGGCCTATAGTAGGCACTACCTGAGTGTTGGGAGTATTACATAAGGTCCGAAACAGATTCGTTTGAATGGCTAAAAGGTGACTGAACTAAAAACACCTATTAATCTGTCAGGACTGAGATactgaagttttttttcttttgggttctTGGcccactcaaaaacaaaaaaccatcaTTTATGGCCAAGTAAGTAGAAAAGCAAACAATTTAGTTTGAGAAATGTAAGATGGTTTGCTCctagaataataaaatgacaCGTAGGCTTTTAGAACCTCCCATGCTGCCATGTGTAGTACCTGCTGGCACAGCCTGTGGAATGGGTGAAAGGGATGAGTTCATTCTTTTAAGTAACTTTAGAGCTAGAAGAGACCCTCGACATAGCTACTCAGCccgcttattttttcttttattgtgggaATAGAATTAGAAGAATGAAtagatttttgcatttcttcctttttgggaAATGTATTTACATtcagttttttcccccttaggaaaaaaattaacactgaGGGTGATGTTCCTCCTTCTATGTCAGGAAGCTGTGCTGTGTGTGTAGACAGGGTGCTGTACTTGTTTGGAGGACACCATTCAAGAGGCAATACGAATAAGGTTGGTGTTTCTAAGGATTATGGTTTAAGGCAACTTCGTTCTTTTTCAGAAAACTTCAGATTTCTAAGGTTAGCCCATACTTATTCTTGTTCcagttaaaaaatacatgtacttGATTATGGTATGAATGTGCATTTTAGTATTTTTGTCTACCAGCCGGTATTTACCTGGGCCTTCTGTAAAATCAGCTTTGGTTGGTAAGGTGTGTGCAGTAACTTCCtaggttgtttttctttgtgttctttgcAGCTACTTGTTCTTTCAGAACCCTGGAGTATTAGATGAGTATTAGTAAACTAAATGAAAACATGCAGTTAAGGGGGGGGCAGGGTAAAATTTAACAGGCCACAACTCAAAAAGCCATAAGGAGAAATTAACACTGACAGATTTTATATACTAACATTCCTATAACATGGCACCATAAGATACTGTTGTTCAGACTTAGTCTGCATCTTTACCAAATAGGAAAAAGGTATCAGTTTTTCTCTCCGGCCAGTAAGAGACAGATGCAGTCAGAAAGGTGCATGTGATATAGATAGactcttaaaaattcatttatttggcaaCTTAGTAAGCACCTTAATGCTGAGCACTTGCTTAGACATGGAGACAGAGATGAATGACACCGTCCCCGCCTCTaggagctcacattctagaaGGGACACATATAAGTAAACGATTTCAGTAGCATATCATAAAGAGAAACACAGAGTCAGCTCGTAGTAATGGCTCAGTAAAAATTgttgaaactgaaaaagaatccTTACCATTGTGTTTGGTAGGACAGAGGAACAGAAAAATGAAGTCTTCACCGAAGAGGTGATGCttgaatagaatcatacaattgGAAGGGGTAGCCAAGATATAAGTACCAAGATGCAGAGGTATAAGCAAATATCTTGTTCATGGACATGCCAAGTGATTTGCTGTAGATGAGCATATGGCTGAAGTGGTTTCAAATTTCAAACTGCGCTTCTAGAACTCTAGGGATTTCTTTGAGATGCCTTGGGACATGTGTGAGAGAAGCATATGGTGTTGGGCAGGCTCCAGactgccccttcctcctccacttTAACAAGTGTAgctccacttttatttttatctaatttatttattcattcacagttCACCTTAGGGTTCACTTTAAGTGAATAGTGTTGCACGTTCTGTGGGTCTGGACAAATATAATGagatatatccatcattataatgtcATATGAAGTATTTCACTGCTCATAAAAATTTCTGTACTCCGTGTAttcatctctcctctccccccaaaCTTCTGGCAACCAtcgatctttttattgtctccatacttttgccttttccagatggCATAATtggaatctatttttcttttctttttccttgaagaGAGAGGTTCAAAGCCTTTATGTCTGTAAGACCATTCATGGCCCATGCATGAGTGGACCTGACAGGCTCTAGGTGGCAAACTTCCCCGCTAAATACTGTAGCTTTTCTTCCAATATTGAGCCCTGTCCCACTAGTCCTGCCTAGCAGCCGCGTGGAGGTGCAGGGGGACATGTGTTGGGTATTTGCTCATAGGAAGGCCACAAGTTTTGTGCCTCTTGTCACAATGAACCCAGATTCCTGTTGGGTATGCTGTAAACAGAGGAGCCATTTCTTCAGGcccttatttttatatttaggcTTTTGCTAaagattttgtttgaagaaaggGTTCCGTGCCTAAAAGGTTTTGTGAGGCGCTACTGTAGGCTGTAGCTGAGCCATGTATTTTTCAGGGCCAAGGGGGAGAAAACTAAGTTTGACACAACATGAGGAAGCTTGGGAAAAAGAGAAGCTGTGGCTTTAGGGGAGTGGTCAGAGAAATGGTAGTAGTTAACTGACTAGAGTTGAGGAAAGGAAGCTTTAGGagtctaagtaaaaaaaaaagatttatttaaataccTGGATGTGAAAGACAGACGAATACTTAATCTTTTCAGATTTATCCTTAGCTCCTAGAGTTAAGTAGGCACTTAAGACATGTTTGTTAAATTGAATTTGAAGATGAATTACTAAGTCTGATTTTTTGGTAATACCATCCTGATACCCGTAAATTAGATCAGTACAACTCAAAGTGCCTATCTAAGGCCAAGAATGTAAATCAACACGCGTTCTATTCCTTCATCAAAAAAGTGTggtatgggaaaaaaataagctgAACTAAACAGGGTACACAGTGACTTAGGTAATTTACATTCTGGCAGAAATTTCTTATCTAGACTCAGACCAGTAACACTTTGCAGACTAGCAGCCAGTCTGCAGTTACACTTTTAGTAGTACTGAATTAGATGACATTCTTACTAGCAtgaatgcaataaaattaaatgccAAGGTTGAATTTCTTTCATGTAACCAAATCTAACTGAAATCATTGCTTCTGACAGTTCTACATGCTGGATTCAAGGTCTACAGACCGAGTATTACACTGGGAAAGAAttgactgccaaggaattcctcCATCATCAAAGGACAAACTCGGTGTCTGGGTATATAAAAACAAGTGAGTTAGCAGCACTATAGGTTTGGGTTTTTATGTGGAAAGTGCTTTGCCATCCAAGTATCATTAACCAATAACCATTGTAACAGTAGAACACGCCTTCGAGCGcctatgaggattaagtgaattgATGGTAAAGCACCTAAGACATAAATGTTAACcatattagccattattatttgAATAAGTAGTTTTATATACTCAAGTGTGCCTTCTCAACTCATggataagacaaaataaaaaaaaatctcttgtatCCTGTGGATGTTTGACTTTTTAATGTCTTGGTTTTTTATCAAACAGGTTAATATTTTTTGGAGGGTATGGATATTTACCTGAAGATAAAGTATTGGGAACTTTTGAATTTGATGAAACATCTTTTTGGGTAAATGAAGTTTCGTATTTGCATATGGCCTACTTAGTCTGTTGAAATAATACACTTTGTTTGCTATTAGCTTTGTTCATTTTGCTCTGTTAATAAACCAGACAAAGGCTATATGATTTTACAAGCATTACTTGTAAAATAACTcagattcttatttattttctgtagaaTTCAAGTCATCCAAGAGGATGGAATGATCACGTACATATTTTAGACACTGAAACATTTGTCTGGAGCCAGCCTATAACTACTGTGAGTTACTGAAGAATAATGAATTATTAAAGCAAGGCTGCTTAGACGAGAAGGAGAGTTGGCAGGTGGTGTAAAATTGACAGTTCGTTATTCTGCAAGGAGTCTAAAACTCAAAAAAGTTTAATGAATGTATAGACTAGCCCAGCATCTATTATCTAATAGCTGTTAAAGTGGTATTGtttgtaattaaataaatgacCTAGTGCTGGATTGGAATTTTAAGTTACTCAAAtattagatttctttttcctctgacaCAGATGTCATATAATATGCtagcttttgttttcaaagataAAAGTAAAGCAAGCATTCTATTGTATTAACTATCCCCTTCAGTAATGTAACTCAGAAACTCCCAGTTTGCTAGTCAGCCTTCAGTACTGCTGTCTACTGTAAGTTTGCACTTCAGCTTAAAAGCTCAAGTGTCTTGCACGTTCTTATCCCACATCCAGAGTAGACTCTTTCTGGTATTTACAAAAtgttcacttatttattaaatTGCTTTTATGACTTTACTAGGGTAAAGCACCTTCACCTCGTGCTGCCCATGCCTGTGCAACTGTTGGAAACAAAGGCTTTGTGTTTGGAGGCAGATATCGAGTGAGTATATAAAACAGTTTCAATGATTTGCTTTTGAATTACTCAAAATGATAACTAGTTAATTATCCTTTTCTAGGATGCTAGAATGAATGATCTTCACTATCTTAATCTGGATACATGGGAGTGGAATGAATTGTAGGTATCATTTTAGATAATTATTTAGAAaag is a window encoding:
- the KLHDC2 gene encoding kelch domain-containing protein 2 isoform X1 — encoded protein: MADGYEDLREDELPGPAYEGYESAELACPAERSGHVAVSDGRHMFVWGGYKSNQVRGLYDFYLPREELWIYNMETGRWKKINTEGDVPPSMSGSCAVCVDRVLYLFGGHHSRGNTNKFYMLDSRSTDRVLHWERIDCQGIPPSSKDKLGVWVYKNKLIFFGGYGYLPEDKVLGTFEFDETSFWNSSHPRGWNDHVHILDTETFVWSQPITTGKAPSPRAAHACATVGNKGFVFGGRYRDARMNDLHYLNLDTWEWNELIPQGICPVGRSWHSLTPVSSDHLFLFGGFTTDKQPLSDAWTYCISKNEWIQFNHPYTEKPRLWHTACASDEGEVIVFGGCANNLLVHHRAAHSNEILIFSVQPKSLVRLSLEAVICFKEMLASSWNCLPKHLLHSVNQRFGSNNTSGS
- the KLHDC2 gene encoding kelch domain-containing protein 2 isoform X2, whose protein sequence is MADGYEDLREDELPGPAYEGYESAELACPAERSGHVAVSDGRHMFVWGGYKSNQVRGLYDFYLPREELWIYNMETGRWKKINTEGDVPPSMSGSCAVCVDRVLYLFGGHHSRGNTNKFYMLDSRSTDRVLHWERIDCQGIPPSSKDKLGVWVYKNKLIFFGGYGYLPEDKVLGTFEFDETSFWNSSHPRGWNDHVHILDTETFVWSQPITTGKAPSPRAAHACATVGNKGFVFGGRYRDARMNDLHYLNLDTWEWNELIPQGICPVGRSWHSLTPVSSDHLFLFGGFTTDKQPLSDAWTYCISKNEWIQFNHPYTEKPRLWHTACASDEGEVIVFGGCANNLLVHHRAAHSNEILIFSVQPKSLVRRQTEEESWVRSL